A section of the Clostridium sp. TW13 genome encodes:
- a CDS encoding PaaI family thioesterase: MDKEKLLWIRDYLKEMYKTPILENFLQLEVDEIEEGKVKYSMKVIDRHCNIYGFVHGGTLASISDVVMGVSCLTLGKRIVTTDMGVSYIKNVSAGSTITAIGEVISDGKTIMRAVGRIFDENQQLLVSSHASYYVLGDFSEDDYKI, encoded by the coding sequence ATGGATAAAGAAAAACTTTTATGGATACGTGATTACTTAAAAGAAATGTATAAAACTCCGATTCTTGAAAACTTTCTTCAACTAGAAGTGGATGAAATAGAAGAGGGAAAAGTTAAGTATAGTATGAAAGTTATAGATAGACACTGCAATATATATGGTTTTGTGCATGGAGGAACTTTAGCATCTATTTCTGATGTGGTGATGGGAGTATCATGTTTAACTTTGGGGAAGCGTATAGTGACCACAGATATGGGAGTTAGTTACATAAAAAATGTTTCAGCAGGAAGTACAATTACAGCAATTGGTGAGGTTATAAGTGATGGTAAAACTATAATGCGAGCAGTAGGAAGGATTTTTGACGAGAATCAGCAGTTACTTGTTAGTTCACATGCGTCTTATTATGTTCTTGGTGATTTTTCTGAGGATGATTATAAAATATAA
- the mglC gene encoding galactose/methyl galactoside ABC transporter permease MglC, with the protein MEMSNNKVSGNKQKVQKFLKQNAIFIVLVVLILAIGVKDSSFLSLDVFKNILIQSSTRVIIALGAAFIILTGGADLSAGRMVGFSAVVSASMLQSADYPNRFFPNLGQLNILIPILVAVVIGMAVGAVNGFIVSRFEVPAFITTLGTMVIIYGANSLYFDLPPNNSQPIGGLRSDFSNLGTGSFLGIPYVVIIAAIITAIIYVVLNKTKLGKDIYAIGGNKEAAIVSGINVKSSIMKLYMIAGTLYAIAGVLEAARTGGATNNYGNGYELDAIAACVVGGWSVSGGVGTVPGVIVGVLIFTVINYGLTFIGVGPYWQQIIKGVIIVAAVAVDIRKYLRKK; encoded by the coding sequence ATGGAAATGAGTAATAATAAAGTTAGCGGTAATAAGCAAAAAGTTCAAAAATTTCTTAAACAGAATGCTATATTCATAGTGTTGGTAGTTTTAATATTAGCTATCGGTGTAAAGGATTCAAGCTTTTTATCCCTAGATGTTTTTAAGAATATTCTTATTCAAAGTTCAACAAGAGTAATCATAGCTTTAGGAGCTGCATTCATAATTCTTACAGGTGGAGCAGACCTTTCAGCAGGACGTATGGTAGGTTTCTCAGCGGTTGTATCAGCATCAATGCTTCAATCTGCTGACTATCCAAATAGATTTTTCCCTAACTTAGGACAGTTAAATATCCTTATACCAATTCTTGTAGCAGTTGTCATAGGTATGGCTGTAGGTGCAGTAAATGGTTTTATAGTATCAAGATTTGAAGTTCCAGCATTTATAACAACTCTTGGTACAATGGTTATAATTTATGGAGCAAACTCTTTATATTTTGATCTTCCTCCAAACAATTCACAACCAATAGGTGGATTAAGAAGTGACTTTTCAAATTTAGGAACAGGATCATTTTTAGGAATACCTTATGTTGTAATAATAGCGGCAATAATAACTGCAATAATATATGTAGTTTTAAATAAGACAAAACTAGGTAAAGATATATATGCTATAGGTGGAAACAAAGAAGCAGCAATAGTTTCTGGTATAAACGTAAAGAGTAGTATAATGAAATTATATATGATAGCTGGTACTCTATATGCTATAGCTGGTGTTCTTGAAGCAGCAAGAACAGGAGGAGCAACAAACAACTATGGTAATGGTTATGAACTTGATGCCATTGCAGCCTGTGTTGTTGGAGGCTGGTCAGTATCAGGTGGAGTTGGTACTGTGCCTGGAGTTATAGTCGGAGTTCTTATATTCACTGTAATCAACTATGGTCTTACATTCATAGGTGTTGGCCCATACTGGCAACAAATAATTAAAGGAGTAATCATAGTTGCAGCTGTTGCAGTTGACATAAGAAAGTATCTTAGAAAGAAATAA
- a CDS encoding sugar ABC transporter ATP-binding protein — protein sequence MMENKYLLELRNISKEFPGVKALDDVTLKIKPGSVHALMGENGAGKSTLMKCLFGIYNPDQGEIILEGKKIEMHNSKEALNYGIAMIHQELHPVKFRNVMENMWLGRLPLKGVGPFKLVDRKKMYKDTVELFERLNMDVNPDVIVETLSVSVVQQMEIAKAVSYNAKVIIMDEPTSSLTETEVAQLFKIIRDLQKQGVSIIYISHKMEEILQISDEVTIMRDGKYVGTWDAKELTTDIIIKKMVGRDLTNRFPERDNVPGEVILKVEDFTSPFPKSFKNVSFELKKGEILGVGGLVGAQRTELMEAIFGLRKIETGKINIKGKEVKIRNPIEAKKNKIALLTEERRVTGIFPVLSITENTTIASQKNYLNALKILNDKKRKEDTVENIKKLKVKTPSEKEFIMNLSGGNQQKVLIGRWLLTEPDILILDEPTRGIDVGAKFEIYSLMVELTKQGKSIIMISSELPELLGMSDRIMVMCEGKLAGIIDGKTATEEAVMSLATKYMQ from the coding sequence ATGATGGAGAATAAATACTTGCTTGAGCTAAGAAATATATCTAAAGAGTTTCCAGGTGTAAAAGCGCTAGATGATGTAACATTAAAAATTAAGCCAGGTTCAGTACACGCACTAATGGGAGAAAATGGAGCAGGGAAATCCACTCTGATGAAATGCCTTTTTGGTATATATAACCCAGATCAAGGAGAAATAATTTTAGAGGGTAAAAAAATAGAAATGCATAATTCCAAGGAAGCCTTGAATTATGGAATCGCAATGATTCATCAAGAGCTTCATCCTGTTAAATTTCGTAACGTAATGGAGAACATGTGGTTAGGACGTCTTCCATTAAAGGGAGTAGGACCATTTAAATTAGTAGACAGAAAAAAAATGTACAAAGATACTGTGGAACTTTTTGAAAGGCTGAACATGGATGTGAACCCTGATGTTATTGTAGAGACACTTTCAGTTTCAGTAGTTCAGCAAATGGAAATAGCAAAAGCAGTTTCATATAACGCAAAAGTTATTATAATGGATGAACCAACTTCATCACTAACAGAAACAGAGGTTGCTCAATTATTTAAAATAATTCGTGACCTTCAGAAACAAGGAGTTTCAATAATTTATATATCACATAAGATGGAAGAAATCTTACAGATATCAGATGAAGTTACAATAATGAGAGATGGAAAATATGTAGGGACCTGGGATGCTAAGGAACTTACTACAGATATTATAATCAAAAAAATGGTTGGTCGTGACTTAACAAATAGATTTCCAGAAAGAGATAATGTTCCAGGGGAAGTAATATTGAAAGTTGAAGATTTTACTTCACCATTTCCTAAATCATTCAAGAATGTTTCTTTCGAGCTTAAGAAAGGAGAAATACTTGGTGTAGGAGGTCTTGTTGGAGCGCAGAGAACAGAGCTTATGGAAGCTATATTTGGTCTTAGAAAGATTGAAACGGGGAAGATTAATATAAAAGGTAAAGAAGTTAAAATTAGAAATCCAATAGAAGCCAAGAAGAATAAGATAGCGCTTCTAACTGAAGAAAGAAGAGTTACTGGAATATTCCCAGTATTATCAATAACAGAAAATACTACTATTGCAAGTCAAAAAAATTATTTGAATGCATTAAAGATTTTAAATGATAAAAAACGTAAAGAAGATACTGTGGAAAATATCAAAAAGTTAAAAGTGAAAACACCTTCAGAAAAAGAATTTATAATGAATTTATCAGGTGGAAACCAACAGAAAGTGCTTATTGGTAGATGGCTTCTTACAGAACCAGATATACTTATTTTGGACGAGCCTACTAGAGGTATAGATGTAGGTGCTAAATTTGAGATTTATTCTCTTATGGTTGAGCTTACAAAGCAAGGTAAGAGTATTATAATGATATCTTCTGAATTACCAGAACTTTTAGGTATGTCAGACAGAATAATGGTAATGTGCGAAGGAAAGCTTGCAGGTATTATAGATGGCAAAACTGCTACAGAAGAAGCTGTAATGTCATTAGCTACAAAATATATGCAATAA
- a CDS encoding galactose ABC transporter substrate-binding protein — protein MKRVLTLVLMATLSVSVLAGCSSSKSGSTDKKLTVGTTIYKFDDTFMTGVRNAITTQATSDKVTADIVDSQNSTSTQNDKLDLFITKKVSSLAINPVDPKASSTIISKAKSANIPIVFFNRVPSESDMNSWDKLYYVGAKAEQSGTIQGKIMAEYWKAHPEADKNHNGVLDYVMITGEPGNTDAIARTKYSIDELTAEGIKSNQIATDTGMWDRVKAQDKMQSFLTSKGNQIEAVFANNDDMALGAIEALKAAGYFTGGKYIPVVGVDATAPGIKAIEEGTMLGTVLNDSKNQGIATLKLAEVLAQGKTPSKENTGYEIKDKKYVWIDYKKITKDNVKDAK, from the coding sequence ATGAAAAGAGTTCTAACACTTGTATTAATGGCAACTTTATCTGTATCAGTTCTAGCAGGATGCTCAAGTTCAAAATCAGGTTCAACAGATAAAAAATTAACAGTAGGAACTACAATATATAAATTTGATGATACTTTCATGACTGGAGTACGTAATGCAATCACGACTCAAGCTACAAGTGATAAGGTTACTGCTGATATAGTTGATAGTCAAAATTCAACATCAACTCAAAATGATAAGCTAGACTTATTTATCACAAAAAAGGTCAGTTCATTAGCGATTAACCCAGTTGATCCTAAGGCTTCAAGTACAATAATTAGTAAAGCAAAATCAGCTAATATTCCAATAGTATTTTTTAATCGTGTACCTTCAGAGTCAGATATGAATAGTTGGGACAAGCTATATTATGTAGGAGCAAAAGCTGAGCAATCAGGTACAATTCAAGGAAAGATTATGGCTGAATATTGGAAAGCACATCCAGAAGCAGATAAAAACCATAATGGTGTTCTTGATTATGTAATGATTACTGGAGAACCAGGAAATACTGATGCAATAGCAAGAACTAAGTATTCTATAGATGAATTAACAGCAGAAGGAATCAAATCAAATCAAATAGCAACAGATACTGGTATGTGGGACCGTGTAAAGGCACAAGATAAGATGCAATCTTTCTTAACTTCAAAGGGAAATCAAATAGAAGCAGTATTTGCTAATAATGATGATATGGCACTTGGAGCTATAGAAGCATTAAAAGCAGCAGGATATTTCACTGGTGGAAAGTATATTCCAGTTGTAGGGGTAGATGCAACTGCACCAGGAATTAAAGCTATTGAAGAAGGAACAATGCTAGGAACAGTATTAAATGATTCTAAGAATCAAGGTATAGCAACACTTAAGCTTGCAGAAGTTCTTGCACAAGGAAAGACTCCTTCTAAAGAAAATACAGGTTATGAGATAAAAGATAAGAAATATGTATGGATAGATTATAAGAAGATAACAAAAGACAATGTAAAGGATGCTAAATAA
- a CDS encoding galactose ABC transporter substrate-binding protein, with amino-acid sequence MKDSKSKRVFFIMFLSGIVMMITFLALSIKESSLLKTSYKDGLPKVGAVIYKYDDTFMSYVRKSMEKTSLAKCALNIKDSQNDQSRQLEQIDGMIKDKVRVLAVNLVNPKFAPEVINKAKDSKLPVIFFNKEPEASVMNSYSNAWYVGADSSEAGILQGRMIVKLWRKNLKYDKNNDGVISYVLLKGEPGHPDTEARTKYAIDEIKKAGIKVRELGSYYGMWDEVKARDKMDEWISKFGDSIEFVISNNDTMALGAIISLEKNGFMTDNKFIPVVGVDAVQEALVKIKEGKMMGTVMNDAKKQGTTVIDLALNLSEDKNILQGISLNMNADKSLRVPYVMITKDNLDVAEQAYK; translated from the coding sequence ATGAAAGATAGTAAGAGTAAGAGAGTGTTTTTTATTATGTTTTTATCTGGAATAGTGATGATGATTACATTTTTGGCATTGTCTATAAAAGAGAGTTCTCTTTTAAAAACTAGTTATAAGGATGGTCTTCCTAAAGTTGGAGCAGTTATTTATAAATATGATGATACCTTTATGTCTTATGTGAGAAAAAGCATGGAAAAAACTTCTTTAGCAAAGTGTGCACTAAATATTAAGGATTCGCAAAATGATCAGTCCAGGCAGTTAGAGCAGATTGATGGTATGATAAAGGATAAAGTGAGAGTACTTGCAGTAAATCTTGTGAATCCTAAATTTGCACCAGAGGTCATCAACAAGGCAAAGGACTCTAAGCTACCAGTGATTTTCTTTAATAAGGAGCCTGAAGCTTCTGTTATGAATAGCTATAGTAATGCTTGGTATGTAGGGGCAGATTCTTCTGAAGCTGGTATCCTTCAAGGAAGAATGATAGTAAAGTTGTGGAGAAAAAACTTGAAGTACGATAAAAATAATGATGGAGTTATTTCTTATGTTTTGTTAAAAGGAGAACCAGGGCATCCTGACACAGAGGCAAGGACAAAATATGCAATTGATGAAATAAAAAAGGCTGGAATAAAAGTAAGGGAACTAGGATCTTATTACGGTATGTGGGATGAAGTAAAGGCAAGGGATAAGATGGATGAATGGATATCTAAATTTGGTGATAGTATTGAATTTGTAATATCAAATAATGATACTATGGCATTGGGGGCAATTATTTCTCTTGAAAAGAATGGATTTATGACAGATAACAAATTTATTCCAGTTGTTGGTGTTGATGCAGTTCAAGAAGCCTTAGTGAAAATAAAAGAAGGAAAGATGATGGGAACTGTTATGAATGATGCTAAGAAGCAGGGAACAACAGTAATTGATCTTGCATTAAATTTATCTGAAGATAAGAACATTCTTCAAGGTATTTCTTTAAACATGAATGCGGATAAATCATTAAGGGTTCCCTACGTCATGATTACAAAAGATAATTTAGATGTTGCTGAACAAGCTTATAAATAA
- a CDS encoding substrate-binding domain-containing protein: MKRKVNWIIFIILLISLIISPMYYQNKTLVKSSNMRNISLILKNQSDDYWKSMKLGAEAAAKEFNVKLNIVAPENENDVAEQQNLINEAVESKSDALLLAPCSFNDLVKPVENAVDKGIPVFTLDSKVNTEKVSCSIVTDNLSAGKSAGEKLIGRLGENSVVAIIGSHKKAGSNELERYKGLKYVMERFCRAKIIDGLDGIKDLNVAELVTQELLLNDNKISAIVTLDYETSIGAAKAIEKLGLSGKIVVVAFDGDTQEIEYMENGTIQSVVVQSPFSMGYLGVKNAVLKLQGKGIPTYIESGFSIIDKENMYSPESQKVLFPFTQ, translated from the coding sequence ATGAAGAGAAAGGTTAATTGGATTATATTTATAATTTTATTGATTTCCTTAATAATTTCCCCAATGTACTATCAGAATAAAACTTTGGTTAAGAGTAGTAATATGAGAAATATATCACTTATTCTAAAGAATCAGAGTGATGATTATTGGAAAAGTATGAAACTAGGTGCTGAGGCAGCGGCAAAGGAGTTTAATGTCAAACTAAATATTGTTGCTCCAGAGAATGAAAATGATGTTGCTGAGCAGCAGAATCTTATAAATGAAGCTGTTGAGAGTAAGAGTGATGCTTTATTGTTAGCACCTTGTAGTTTTAACGACCTTGTTAAGCCAGTTGAAAATGCAGTTGATAAAGGAATTCCTGTGTTCACATTAGATAGTAAAGTAAATACAGAAAAGGTATCATGCAGTATAGTAACAGATAATTTAAGTGCTGGGAAAAGTGCTGGAGAAAAACTTATTGGGCGGTTAGGTGAAAATTCAGTAGTTGCAATTATAGGCTCTCATAAAAAAGCAGGTAGCAATGAATTGGAAAGATATAAAGGTCTGAAATATGTTATGGAAAGGTTTTGTAGGGCGAAGATAATAGATGGTTTAGATGGGATTAAAGATTTAAATGTGGCTGAATTGGTGACCCAAGAATTGTTGTTAAATGATAATAAGATTTCTGCTATAGTTACACTGGATTATGAAACTTCCATTGGAGCAGCAAAAGCAATAGAAAAGTTAGGCTTAAGTGGAAAGATTGTGGTGGTAGCTTTTGATGGTGATACTCAAGAAATTGAGTACATGGAAAATGGTACAATACAATCCGTAGTTGTGCAAAGCCCATTCAGTATGGGTTATCTAGGTGTTAAGAATGCAGTTTTAAAGCTACAGGGCAAGGGGATTCCAACGTATATTGAAAGTGGGTTTTCTATAATTGACAAGGAAAATATGTATTCACCTGAAAGCCAGAAGGTATTATTTCCTTTCACTCAGTGA
- a CDS encoding sensor histidine kinase translates to MKRYNMVKFFKKSFRRIKKSISLKSIQVIITVSFTAVTILAMILVGIMSYKKFADTSEKNAALATQQLVDQINSNIEYYLKNMIDVSNLLSNNIYLNPNVQSSNLLDQMNVIINTRNDIATLAVFSESGELLLGTSKAKLKANADIKNQLWFKNALNKSDNLIFSLPHVQNLFQKKHDWVVSLSRLISYTDENKKINGVLLVDMNYSTISQLCQNVSIGERGYLYIVDSENDIIYHPQQQLINIGLKKENNEDYLGSYIEDSDEGKRLVTIKTVNYTNWKVIAVAYISEIVASKKEIMKFVTWILAIGILLLVLIFSYISAKISQPIKQLEKSMKKVQEGNFNIYVDAKGEDEVVKLSQTFNLMLSKVRFLMDQIVVEQEAKRKSELDALQSQINPHFLYNTLDSIVWMAENNNMQDVITMVTSLARLFRISISRGKNIISVQQEMEHARNYLVIQKIRFKNKFTYSIDIQPEVMNLKTTKLILQPLIENSIYHGIEYMQDQGHIKVSAAIVDEKLLYEITDNGLGIESEKLKSLLEYEAETKVESGIGVKNVQKRIQMTYGKEYGLEIESELEEGTCIKIWLPLVED, encoded by the coding sequence TTGAAAAGGTATAATATGGTTAAATTTTTCAAGAAGTCTTTTCGTCGCATTAAGAAGTCCATAAGTTTAAAAAGTATTCAAGTTATAATAACTGTGTCCTTTACAGCAGTGACAATTCTGGCAATGATTCTTGTAGGAATTATGAGTTATAAAAAATTTGCAGATACTTCAGAAAAAAATGCTGCATTAGCCACTCAACAGCTAGTAGATCAGATAAATTCGAATATTGAATACTATTTAAAGAACATGATTGATGTATCAAATCTTTTGAGCAACAACATTTATTTGAATCCTAATGTACAAAGCAGCAATCTTTTGGATCAGATGAATGTCATTATAAATACTCGTAATGACATTGCAACATTGGCTGTGTTTTCTGAAAGTGGAGAACTCCTTCTTGGGACATCCAAAGCTAAATTGAAAGCTAACGCTGATATTAAAAATCAGCTATGGTTTAAGAATGCACTGAATAAATCAGATAACCTTATTTTTTCTTTGCCTCACGTTCAGAATCTCTTTCAAAAAAAGCATGACTGGGTTGTTTCTTTAAGTAGGCTTATTAGTTATACTGACGAAAACAAAAAAATAAATGGTGTGCTTCTTGTAGATATGAATTATAGTACTATAAGCCAACTGTGCCAGAATGTTAGCATAGGGGAAAGAGGATACTTATACATAGTTGATTCTGAAAACGATATAATATATCATCCTCAGCAGCAACTTATCAATATAGGACTTAAGAAAGAAAATAATGAAGATTACCTTGGTAGTTATATTGAAGATTCTGATGAAGGCAAACGTCTTGTGACAATAAAGACAGTGAATTATACAAATTGGAAGGTTATTGCTGTAGCATATATTTCAGAAATTGTAGCATCAAAAAAAGAAATTATGAAATTTGTTACATGGATCTTGGCTATTGGTATTTTGTTATTAGTGTTAATATTTTCATACATTTCTGCGAAGATTTCACAACCTATAAAACAGTTAGAAAAGTCTATGAAAAAAGTTCAAGAAGGTAACTTTAATATATATGTAGATGCTAAAGGAGAAGACGAGGTTGTAAAACTGTCTCAAACATTTAATTTAATGTTGTCAAAGGTAAGATTTCTTATGGATCAGATAGTAGTAGAGCAAGAGGCAAAAAGAAAAAGTGAGTTAGATGCACTTCAGTCTCAAATAAATCCTCACTTTCTCTACAATACCTTAGACTCTATTGTGTGGATGGCAGAAAATAATAATATGCAGGATGTCATAACAATGGTAACTTCTCTTGCAAGGTTGTTCAGGATAAGTATTAGTAGGGGAAAAAATATTATTTCAGTTCAGCAGGAAATGGAACATGCAAGAAATTATCTTGTAATTCAGAAGATTAGATTTAAAAATAAATTTACATATAGCATAGATATTCAGCCAGAAGTAATGAATTTAAAAACTACAAAGCTTATATTGCAGCCGCTAATAGAAAATTCAATCTATCATGGTATAGAATACATGCAGGATCAGGGGCACATTAAGGTGAGTGCAGCTATTGTTGATGAAAAATTATTGTATGAGATTACTGATAATGGGCTTGGTATAGAATCTGAGAAACTGAAAAGTTTACTTGAATATGAAGCAGAAACAAAAGTTGAATCAGGGATAGGTGTGAAAAATGTCCAAAAAAGAATCCAGATGACTTATGGTAAGGAGTATGGATTGGAGATAGAAAGTGAGTTAGAAGAGGGTACTTGTATTAAAATATGGCTACCTTTAGTAGAAGATTAG
- a CDS encoding response regulator: MYKLLLVDDEDEVRQGIVKKIKWEEYGFELSGEARNGREALEIAEKVMPDVVITDIKMPFMDGIQLSEELRKSIAAVKIVILTGFDEFEYAQKAVNLKVTEYVLKPVSSEDLINILLKLKAQLDDEIAKREDMELLKTHYIKSLPVLKEKFFSSLITSRIEKDEIYEKCSNYGIDLIGEYFTVAVIRIQDNILKHNHKYQTTEEAELIIYSVLNVVNEIGDMHNIHNIFIHDDNIVLIISSQEQKYKTLSVVALSILEQIRQSVEKYLNLEITIGLGTIVNDISMISDSWMNAVSALDYSLILGSNRIIWIEDIEPGSKDKIVFDKNMEHELESSIKVGTEKEVIETIDKMFCKLTDTKASFKDCQIYLLEMLTAILKAAQSSNIDLTTVFGADYNLFMDIYRFKDLRHIEDWFKEVSLKIMNYIMEERKDTCQLIVEKAKEYISKNYSESDINIIGLCNYLHISQTYFSLIFKKETKMTFINYLTAIRMDEAKRLLKTTDMKNFEVAREVGYSEPNYFSYCFKRYLGMSPSEYRSSKVM; the protein is encoded by the coding sequence ATGTATAAGTTACTATTAGTTGATGATGAAGATGAAGTAAGACAAGGAATTGTAAAAAAGATAAAATGGGAAGAGTATGGTTTTGAGCTTAGTGGAGAAGCTAGAAATGGCAGAGAAGCTTTGGAAATAGCTGAAAAAGTAATGCCTGATGTAGTGATTACAGATATAAAAATGCCTTTCATGGATGGAATTCAGTTATCAGAAGAACTTAGAAAAAGTATTGCTGCGGTTAAAATAGTGATACTTACAGGTTTTGATGAATTTGAGTATGCTCAGAAGGCAGTAAATTTAAAGGTTACGGAGTATGTGCTGAAGCCAGTCTCTTCAGAGGATCTTATAAATATTCTTTTAAAGCTTAAAGCTCAGCTTGATGATGAAATTGCAAAAAGAGAAGACATGGAGTTACTGAAAACACATTATATAAAAAGTTTGCCAGTATTGAAGGAAAAGTTTTTTTCATCATTAATAACAAGTAGAATAGAAAAAGATGAGATATATGAGAAATGTTCAAATTATGGCATTGATTTAATAGGAGAGTATTTTACTGTAGCAGTCATAAGGATTCAGGATAATATTTTAAAGCATAATCATAAATATCAAACTACTGAAGAGGCAGAACTAATTATATACTCAGTCTTAAATGTAGTGAATGAGATTGGTGATATGCATAATATACATAATATTTTTATTCATGATGATAATATTGTATTGATTATTTCTTCTCAGGAGCAAAAATACAAAACTTTAAGTGTTGTAGCATTATCAATTCTTGAACAGATAAGACAGAGTGTAGAAAAGTATCTAAACCTTGAAATTACTATCGGACTTGGAACAATAGTAAATGATATTTCCATGATTTCAGATTCTTGGATGAACGCTGTATCAGCATTAGATTATAGTTTGATTTTGGGAAGTAATAGGATTATATGGATTGAGGATATAGAGCCTGGTAGTAAGGATAAGATAGTATTTGATAAGAATATGGAGCATGAATTGGAGAGTTCAATAAAGGTTGGAACAGAAAAGGAAGTAATTGAAACCATTGATAAAATGTTTTGTAAGCTAACTGATACAAAGGCTTCATTTAAAGACTGCCAGATATATCTTCTTGAAATGCTCACTGCCATACTTAAAGCAGCTCAAAGTTCTAACATAGATTTAACAACCGTATTTGGAGCTGATTATAATCTATTTATGGATATTTACAGATTTAAGGATTTGAGACACATAGAAGATTGGTTCAAGGAAGTGTCACTTAAGATAATGAATTATATCATGGAGGAAAGAAAAGATACTTGTCAGCTCATTGTAGAAAAAGCAAAAGAATACATTAGCAAAAATTACAGTGAGAGTGATATTAATATTATTGGTTTATGCAATTATCTACATATAAGTCAGACTTACTTTAGTCTTATCTTTAAGAAAGAAACAAAGATGACTTTCATCAATTATTTGACAGCTATAAGAATGGATGAAGCAAAACGACTTCTTAAAACTACTGACATGAAGAATTTTGAAGTGGCAAGGGAAGTGGGGTATTCAGAACCCAATTATTTTAGCTACTGTTTTAAAAGGTATTTAGGCATGTCTCCATCAGAATATAGAAGCAGTAAGGTTATGTAA
- a CDS encoding TetR/AcrR family transcriptional regulator — protein sequence MDKRELIIKSMEQLLIEDKGASCSVSDIAKKAGIGKGSIYYYYKSKEEIFDALVDYIYSKRINQCKEVIANDKFNALEKLELLFKSYYNYDVDSSIDVYLHQQQNAAIHQKSLAKILNLLSPIIADIFTKGINEKLFICEKPEETAEIFVSTFCFLFDHGIFGWTAEQIEKKAKALAYLFEKGLNAPEGSFKFLYSQ from the coding sequence ATGGATAAAAGAGAACTAATAATTAAATCAATGGAACAATTATTAATTGAAGATAAAGGAGCATCCTGTTCAGTAAGTGACATTGCAAAAAAGGCAGGTATCGGAAAGGGAAGTATATACTATTACTATAAATCCAAGGAGGAGATTTTTGATGCCCTTGTTGATTACATATATTCCAAAAGGATTAATCAATGCAAGGAAGTAATTGCAAATGATAAGTTCAATGCTCTAGAAAAATTAGAGCTTCTATTTAAAAGTTATTACAATTATGATGTTGATTCGTCTATAGATGTATACCTTCATCAACAGCAAAATGCAGCAATACATCAAAAATCCCTTGCTAAAATACTAAATTTACTTTCTCCCATAATTGCTGATATTTTTACTAAAGGTATTAATGAAAAATTGTTTATTTGTGAAAAACCAGAGGAAACTGCAGAAATATTTGTATCTACATTTTGCTTTTTATTTGATCATGGCATTTTTGGATGGACAGCAGAGCAGATTGAGAAAAAGGCTAAAGCCTTGGCTTATCTCTTTGAAAAAGGGTTAAATGCACCAGAAGGAAGCTTTAAGTTCCTTTATAGCCAATAA